One Paraburkholderia sp. HP33-1 genomic region harbors:
- a CDS encoding helix-turn-helix domain-containing protein yields the protein MANETHSPDSIAVAERVRELMSRHGIGKRQQTTELCRILDLSFSQGHRKLRGNSPWTLSQIKKVAEVFDEPAAQLFGAQSLDPGVVGAIAQEAVFCIGATEIACTAWVGAALEPGSRPEFVAYSRLGQWRVARHDGALYQSAYEVHKIEIYPRRAEADKPTIAVVDDDQASADNLRDYLERSGFTAVAIYGLAAFSEQLQTQVFDGVVIDWLFGAQTSAAAIRAVRASENPDAPIFVLTGELLTGKASESEISQVIRDYDVACYEKPARMAILVADLSKRLNRP from the coding sequence ATGGCCAACGAAACACACTCACCCGACTCCATCGCGGTTGCCGAGCGCGTGCGCGAGTTGATGAGCCGGCATGGAATCGGCAAGCGGCAGCAAACCACAGAGCTGTGCCGCATCCTCGATCTGAGTTTTTCACAGGGGCACCGCAAACTTCGCGGCAATAGTCCGTGGACCCTGTCGCAGATCAAGAAAGTCGCCGAGGTATTCGACGAACCCGCGGCGCAACTGTTCGGCGCGCAGTCGCTCGATCCGGGCGTCGTCGGCGCGATCGCCCAGGAGGCGGTGTTCTGCATCGGCGCGACCGAAATCGCCTGCACCGCCTGGGTCGGTGCCGCCCTCGAACCAGGTAGCCGCCCGGAGTTCGTCGCCTATTCGCGGCTCGGTCAATGGCGCGTCGCGCGTCACGATGGTGCGCTGTATCAGAGCGCCTACGAAGTCCACAAGATCGAGATCTATCCGCGCCGCGCCGAAGCGGACAAGCCGACCATCGCGGTCGTCGACGACGATCAGGCGAGCGCCGACAACCTGCGCGACTATCTGGAGCGCAGCGGCTTCACGGCGGTCGCGATCTATGGGCTCGCGGCCTTCAGCGAGCAATTGCAGACGCAGGTGTTCGACGGCGTGGTGATCGACTGGCTGTTCGGCGCACAGACCTCAGCCGCGGCGATTCGCGCAGTGCGCGCATCGGAGAACCCGGACGCGCCGATCTTCGTGCTGACCGGCGAGCTGTTGACCGGCAAGGCCAGCGAATCGGAGATCAGCCAGGTGATCCGCGATTACGACGTCGCGTGCTACGAGAAACCCGCACGCATGGCGATTCTCGTCGCCGATCTGTCGAAGCGGCTCAACCGGCCCTGA